gaaaataaaattttgattttccctccttgacaaagggacattgtctcatattggaggaggaaaagacttttgatgggtatatatacaattgctcttcttctagctcttaaagagttaagaagaaggcaagccccgcgccgtcgtcgtcgctcggcttcagtcaaatgattgattgattaaattttttggaccaaatttatttgttagtATTAACGCAATAGTTGCAACCTTGCATGAAGAGTTGTAACTCTTCAAGTATAACCCAAcgttttttggctataaatacatgaACTCTCCCTCAGATTTTCCTTACGAAAATTCCGATTAATCCTTCTtctttctgcattgttttaacagAAAAGAAAGTAGTAAGTGTGATTTACTACCGCTATTTGCATTCGTTGTCACTGGGATTTGAAGTATCGCTACACCAGTGAGGGTAATCCGTTCTAtcatgggaggaaataatcctaaacctcgggtactaggaggggattaagttccttaaggaaacactgtgaattcagtgggctcggaatAATTTTGTTCTTCTACATTTCTGGTTTTATAtcgttttattttttaatatattttcgaATACAGAATATTAACAGGCTCTTTCCGTTCCTACCGGAACCATCTCTCCTTGGCTACAAAACACTTGAGCAAATAATATCCAGATACTGTtcagaaaattttaaaactcaaGTCCAAACCATGAACTACGAAGCATTACCGTAGATAGACCGCACATACAGATACAGGAAACTAATCACGATATGTCAACCAGTTTCCTGCTCAAAGTCATCACCTTCTGACTCCTCACCATTGTCCGCATCATCATCGTCTGCTTCATTGTCAAAGTCTTCTTTATCATTATCTATGTTAGTCTTCCCAATTACGACTAAGTTGCTGTTCATCTTTCTGATTTCATTACACTACAAATTTTGCAAACATCAAGAAGGAAAAGTTAGGAACTTGGTAGTATTTGTCAGTTGATATGAGGCCAGACAACTTcttatgaaaaaagaaaagaaaagaaagaaagaatgcaGTTTTGCAAATGAAAGCGAGACAGAAAGTtacagaaaaaggaaagaaaacaaacatAACGGACTTAAGAGTTGCAGCAAAGCAAGTAAGAGGAAAAGCTGGATCCAACCAGCCAACTGTTTGATACATGCCCACTTTATCCCACtttttttttgatgaaataaGATACATGCCCACTTTATCCCACTTTGGTTTATCATGGGCTACACAAAGAAcatattttcctattttctccAATATGGCACCTTTTTAAGTCTTAAACCTTAGTAGTTAGTAGTATTCCAGTAAGGGAGAATGTAGACACCAGCCAGGGAAAAGTTCATGATTCAATCTCTTCCAAAAAACTTTTCTGTTCTTATAAATAAGTCTTATTGATGTTTACATGGAAAAATTGAGACATGGTTCAGAGAAAAAGGTCAAAATTCAACCTCTTCCAGAAAAACAATACAAACTAATTTTATAATCATTATATTGTTTGTTCAAAAAATTAACCAACTTAACCTACATAAGAATCTTTTTCAATAGAAGATTTCTTGAGAAACTGTGaaattatagcatgcttttgtcTCCCTCCACTTCACCataattctttcttttttgtttctaaCCCCTCCTTTCCTTCAGCATTAATCCCTCAATGGTCTTAAATAGCTAGAAGTAAGAGTTAGTAGCATCAACAATCCTCAAATCGTAGGACAGGCAGTGTTCTGCTATACTGCCAACTAAACACTTAGCTGTTGGCTTCCAACACCCGACTTGGCAATTATAATTAAGGTACATGGCACTAGGAGAAGTTTGCAGTCCTAATTTTCGAACCTAATCAACTAATAATTTAACAGTTGTCGCAGCAATTATAATGTACAAACCTTTAATTAAGGTAATTGTCACTGGAATAACTCCAGAAATAACAACTTACATAAACTTAAGTAAGCAAGCAGCAAATAAGTACCTTAATACAGGGATGGTTGAGGCCTGAAAGAACATATGTTGGGGAGAATATATAAAAAGCTAAAAGAAGATCATAACTcataaacacacaaaaaaaaaatatagaatgaAAAAATACATTTGTAAAAACATAAAGGCAAGTGAAGAGACATGTCTGACGAATTATGTATATATCATGGAAGCATCACtacatctttttcattttttgtacaATGCATAAAAGAACACTCTCTGCAAAGACAAATTTTCATTGTTCTTAACCCAGGGAAGAGACTAGTTAGAAGAAAGATCCTATAGGTCAAGAGCCTTGGGCAATAGGCACATCATTAGTCCTTTTCCACCAGCTACCCTAAAGTAGCTCTATCAAGCCTAACTTTCTGTCAATCTTGCTTTTCATTCAAGAATAAGATGCTGGTCCAAAAAATTCCTGTATTTCAGTGGAAGAGTCCAGCTATTCAAGAGTGTTCTATTTGAAATGCAAACTTATTGGGCTCAAGTCTTTCTACTACCAAATAAGATCATTACACTAGTGCCAAATGTTTGCGGGACATTCCTGTGGACTGGCAGCAATGAGGTCTCAAGGAAGGCCTTAGTAGCATGGGACAAACGGTATATGCCAATGTCTGCTGGGGGCCTAAAAATTCTGGATTTCTGTAGATGGAACAAAGCAGCTATTTGCAAGCCTCTTTGGGTTGTGAGTTGTGACTCAGAAAAAAGAAATTTATGGGTGAAATGGATTCATAGATTCTAAAGGGAGAGACTTGCCACACTTTCCTACTCCAAAACAAGCTGGTTGGGTAGTAAGGAAGATCTTTGATGCAAAAGATTGGTTAGTGAGTAATGGGGATTCTAGTTTAGTGCTTAACAGTTTTACAGAAAAGGAGAAGTTCAGCATCAAGAAAGCTTAAAAATCTTTCACTCCTCAGTTTCGAAAGGTAGCATGGAAGAAGGGAGTCTTGGCGAAAAGCATAATACCTAGGCATCAGTTCATCCTATGGTTGGCAATACAACAAAGACTCGCCGATGTTGATAGACTAGAAAGATGGGGGATTCAGGTTGATAAGGGCTGTGTGCTATATAGTTCAGATATTGAGGAAACAATGTCACATCTCCTGCTTGCCTGTCCTTATTCAAAGCATTTGTGGGGGTTTATACTAGCTTGGCTGGGAAAAAACAGAAGAAGTGGCTTTTGGCAGGATAAAGTGCAGTGGGCATCTAACAGCGTTAATAACAGCAGGCCAAGGGCTAGTATCCTAGGCTTCCAATTTTGTTTACCACATCTGGGCAGAGAGGAATGCAAGAAGATTTCAAAAGCAGAAACAAGAGAGTTGGCAAAGGATCAAGGAAACTGTTATACAACTTCATATCATAGGCCAGAGAAATTGTAAATGGAAGAGTCAATCAGAGAGTTTTAATAGGTACCCAACATAGAGTTGGCTAGATTGCTGCTATATGCTGAGGTTCCAGCTTatacccttcctagaaggtgctGAGCTGAAACTGAATAGCATTGCAATGCCAAAGTTTTGCTTAGTGATGTAGATACAGTTTTGGTCTTACTTTTTTAGAACTAGCTCTTGAGTCCAAAAGAGCTTGTTGTGTGCATTGTTATACTTGGTtgaatataaaattttattttgaccaaaaaaaaataaataatagtcTTCCTCTTAAGTTGACATGGTGCTGTTAATACTTAATATCCTCATCATAATTACATAAacattt
This DNA window, taken from Nicotiana tabacum cultivar K326 chromosome 4, ASM71507v2, whole genome shotgun sequence, encodes the following:
- the LOC107816975 gene encoding uncharacterized protein LOC107816975 — encoded protein: MLQYPSFMLQYPCSTRIIPTSFLLPAQWPQPQSDELLLAMEESDFEEKCNEIRKMNSNLVVIGKTNIDNDKEDFDNEADDDDADNGEESEGDDFEQETG